Proteins encoded by one window of Mycolicibacterium sp. ND9-15:
- a CDS encoding acyl-CoA dehydrogenase, producing MSLASPGTIADEQSAVRELVRDWAAASGAIAAARDVEQGQPDAWRQPYAGIAQLGIFGVALPEDHGGADGTVDDLCAMVDEAAAALVPGPIGTTALATLALEQPEVLQALASGERVAGVALTADVQLVDGRATGTAEYVLGADPAGVLLVPAGEKFVLLDAGADGVSVESRNATDFSRPLARVVLDSAPAEAVDVPAQRVIDIAATVMAAEAAGLARWALHTATEYAKVREQFGKPIGSFQAIKHMCAEMLLRSEQASVAAADAARAVGENDAQLSVAAAVAAAVGIDAAVANAKDCIQVLGGIGITWEHDAHLYLRRAYGTAHFLGGAQRWLRRVAGLTQRGARRELRIDLESVTDLRPEIISAVAEIAALPADRQQAALADAGLQAPHWPKPYGRGAGPAEQLLIDQELAAAGVVRPDLVIGWWAAPTILEHGTQEQIERFVPATLRGELLWCQLFSEPGAGSDLAALRTRAVRVDGGWKLTGQKVWTSAAHKAAWGVCLARTDPDAPKHKGITYFLVDMSSPGIDIRPLREITGDNLFNEVFFDEVFVPDEMVVGHVNDGWRLARTTLANERVAMAHGTALGNPMEELLEQIATLDFDVASQDRLGALIVAAQVGSLLDRKIAELALGGQDPGPAASVRKLIGVRYRQALAELRMELSEGGGVVENSTVFDFLNTRCLTIAGGTEQILLTLAGERLLGLPR from the coding sequence TTGTCGCTCGCATCCCCGGGGACCATCGCCGACGAGCAGTCAGCCGTACGGGAGCTGGTGCGTGACTGGGCGGCAGCCTCCGGCGCCATCGCGGCGGCCAGGGACGTCGAGCAGGGCCAGCCGGACGCCTGGCGGCAGCCCTATGCCGGGATAGCCCAACTGGGCATTTTCGGCGTGGCATTACCCGAGGACCACGGCGGCGCCGACGGCACGGTCGATGACCTGTGCGCGATGGTCGACGAGGCGGCCGCCGCGCTGGTCCCCGGCCCGATCGGGACGACCGCGCTGGCCACGCTGGCGCTCGAGCAACCCGAGGTGCTGCAGGCGCTGGCGTCCGGGGAGCGGGTCGCCGGGGTGGCATTGACGGCAGATGTGCAACTCGTCGACGGCCGCGCCACGGGTACCGCGGAATACGTGCTGGGCGCCGATCCGGCCGGCGTGCTGCTGGTGCCGGCGGGGGAGAAGTTCGTCCTTCTCGACGCCGGTGCCGACGGCGTCTCCGTGGAGTCGCGCAACGCCACCGACTTCTCCCGACCGCTGGCGCGCGTCGTTCTCGACTCGGCACCCGCCGAGGCTGTCGACGTTCCCGCGCAACGAGTGATCGACATCGCGGCGACCGTCATGGCGGCGGAGGCCGCCGGTCTGGCCCGCTGGGCGCTGCACACCGCCACCGAGTACGCCAAGGTGCGCGAGCAGTTCGGCAAGCCGATCGGCAGCTTCCAGGCCATCAAGCACATGTGCGCGGAGATGCTGCTGCGGTCCGAGCAGGCCTCGGTGGCGGCTGCCGACGCGGCGAGGGCCGTGGGCGAGAACGACGCGCAGTTGTCGGTCGCCGCCGCGGTGGCCGCCGCCGTCGGGATCGACGCCGCGGTGGCCAACGCCAAGGACTGCATCCAGGTGCTGGGCGGTATCGGGATCACCTGGGAGCACGACGCGCATCTGTATCTGCGCCGCGCCTACGGCACCGCCCATTTCCTCGGCGGAGCGCAGCGCTGGCTGCGCCGGGTGGCCGGATTGACGCAACGGGGCGCGCGCCGCGAACTGCGCATCGACCTCGAGTCGGTCACCGATCTGCGGCCCGAAATCATCTCGGCCGTCGCCGAAATCGCCGCGCTGCCGGCCGACAGGCAACAGGCCGCACTCGCCGACGCCGGCTTGCAGGCACCGCACTGGCCCAAACCGTACGGTCGCGGCGCCGGGCCCGCCGAACAATTGTTGATCGACCAGGAGCTGGCGGCGGCCGGCGTCGTGCGCCCCGACCTCGTGATCGGATGGTGGGCCGCGCCAACGATTCTCGAGCACGGCACCCAGGAGCAGATCGAGCGGTTCGTACCCGCGACGCTGCGCGGTGAGCTGCTCTGGTGTCAGCTCTTCTCCGAGCCGGGAGCCGGATCGGACCTGGCAGCCTTGCGCACCAGGGCTGTCCGTGTTGACGGCGGTTGGAAGCTGACGGGCCAGAAGGTGTGGACGTCGGCGGCGCACAAGGCCGCGTGGGGGGTATGCCTGGCCCGCACCGATCCGGATGCGCCGAAACACAAGGGCATCACGTACTTCCTGGTCGACATGTCCTCGCCGGGCATCGACATCCGCCCGCTGCGCGAGATCACCGGGGACAACCTGTTCAACGAGGTGTTCTTCGACGAGGTCTTCGTGCCGGACGAGATGGTCGTCGGTCACGTCAACGACGGGTGGCGGCTGGCCCGCACCACGCTCGCGAACGAGCGCGTCGCGATGGCACACGGGACCGCGCTCGGCAATCCGATGGAGGAGTTGCTCGAGCAGATCGCCACGCTCGACTTCGACGTGGCAAGTCAAGACCGGTTGGGCGCGTTGATCGTGGCGGCGCAGGTGGGCTCGCTGCTGGACCGGAAGATCGCCGAACTCGCTCTGGGAGGCCAGGATCCGGGCCCGGCGGCCAGCGTGCGGAAGCTGATCGGCGTGCGCTACCGGCAGGCCCTCGCAGAACTTCGGATGGAGTTGTCCGAAGGAGGCGGCGTGGTGGAGAACTCGACGGTGTTCGACTTTCTCAACACCCGCTGCCTGACCATTGCGGGCGGCACCGAGCAGATCCTGCTGACACTGGCCGGCGAGAGGCTGCTCGGCCTACCCCGCTAG
- a CDS encoding ferredoxin--NADP reductase, translating to MTDEPLGSHVLELELADVVTETDDARSLVFTVPTGAEVPAGRLRYAPGQFLTLRVPSDRTGSVARCYSLCSSPFTDDRLTVTVKRTADGYASNWLCDHAHAGMKIHVLAPSGTFVPKTLDTDFLLLAAGSGITPMMSICKSALAEGGGKVVLIYANRDENSVIFGPALRELSEKYPERLVVVHWLETVQGLPSAAALAALIAPYTGHDAYICGPGPFMAAAEEAVKGAGVPAERVHIEVFKSLDSDPFAAVVIEEDDSDEGPATAIVTLDGETHEVRWPRNAKLLDVLLDKGLDAPFSCREGHCGACAVLKKSGEVEMDVNDVLEQSDLDEGLILGCQAMPRSDSVEVTYDE from the coding sequence GTGACCGACGAGCCGCTCGGCAGCCATGTGCTCGAGCTGGAACTTGCCGACGTCGTCACCGAGACCGACGACGCGCGCTCGCTGGTGTTCACCGTGCCGACCGGTGCAGAGGTCCCGGCCGGACGGTTGCGGTACGCGCCCGGACAGTTCCTGACGCTGCGCGTGCCCAGCGACAGGACAGGTTCGGTGGCGCGCTGCTACTCCTTGTGCAGTTCCCCGTTCACCGACGACCGGTTGACCGTCACCGTCAAACGCACCGCCGACGGCTATGCGTCCAACTGGCTGTGCGATCACGCGCACGCCGGCATGAAGATCCACGTGCTCGCACCGTCAGGCACCTTCGTACCCAAGACGCTCGATACCGACTTCCTGCTATTGGCCGCCGGCTCGGGGATCACGCCGATGATGTCGATCTGCAAGTCGGCGCTGGCCGAGGGCGGCGGCAAGGTGGTGCTGATTTACGCCAACCGCGACGAGAACTCGGTGATATTCGGCCCCGCACTGCGGGAACTGAGCGAGAAGTACCCAGAGCGGCTCGTCGTCGTGCACTGGCTGGAGACGGTGCAGGGGTTGCCGAGCGCGGCGGCGCTTGCCGCCCTGATCGCGCCGTACACCGGCCACGACGCGTACATCTGCGGGCCCGGGCCGTTCATGGCCGCGGCGGAGGAGGCGGTCAAGGGCGCCGGGGTGCCGGCCGAGCGAGTGCACATCGAGGTGTTCAAGTCGCTGGACTCTGACCCGTTCGCCGCGGTGGTCATCGAGGAGGACGACAGTGACGAAGGCCCGGCCACGGCGATCGTCACGCTCGACGGCGAGACGCACGAGGTGCGGTGGCCGCGTAACGCCAAGTTGCTCGACGTGCTGCTGGACAAGGGCCTCGATGCGCCGTTCTCCTGTCGTGAGGGCCATTGCGGAGCCTGCGCGGTGCTGAAGAAGAGCGGTGAGGTCGAAATGGACGTCAACGACGTGCTGGAACAGTCTGATCTCGACGAGGGCCTGATCCTGGGCTGCCAGGCGATGCCGCGGTCGGATTCGGTCGAAGTCACGTACGACGAATAG
- the hsaA gene encoding 3-hydroxy-9,10-secoandrosta-1,3,5(10)-triene-9,17-dione monooxygenase oxygenase subunit: MTSIQQRDVQSVLAGTDDLLPLIAKRAQATEDLRRLPDETVNELTEIGFFTLLQPEQWGGLQCDPTLFYEAVRRLASACGSTGWVASIIGVHNWHLALFDQQAQEDVWGSDPAVRISSSYAPMGAGTVVDDGYIVNGSWNWSSGCDHATWTFVGGPVIKDGKPVDFGSFLIPRTDYEIDDVWHVVGLKGTGSNTLKVKDVFVPRHRFLSYKAMNDRTAGGLQNNTAPVYKMPWGTMHPTTISAPIVGMAYGAYDAHVEHQGKRVRAAYAGEKAKDDPFAKIRIAEAASDIDAAWRQLMGNVGDEYALLSAGKEIPFELRARARRDQVRATGRAIASIDRLFEASGATALSNDAPVQRFWRDAHAGRVHAANDPERAYLIFGNNEFGLPPQDTMV, translated from the coding sequence GTGACGTCCATTCAACAGCGTGACGTGCAGTCGGTCCTAGCCGGGACCGATGACCTACTGCCGTTGATCGCCAAACGCGCGCAGGCCACCGAAGACCTGCGCCGGCTCCCCGATGAGACGGTCAACGAGCTGACCGAAATCGGCTTCTTCACGCTACTGCAGCCCGAACAGTGGGGTGGGCTGCAATGCGACCCGACGCTCTTCTACGAAGCCGTGCGCCGTCTCGCCAGTGCCTGCGGATCGACCGGGTGGGTCGCTTCGATCATCGGGGTGCACAACTGGCACCTCGCGCTCTTCGACCAGCAGGCCCAAGAGGACGTCTGGGGCAGCGATCCGGCCGTGCGGATCTCCTCGTCGTACGCGCCGATGGGCGCGGGGACCGTCGTCGACGACGGCTACATCGTCAACGGCTCGTGGAATTGGTCGTCCGGATGTGACCACGCCACTTGGACTTTCGTCGGTGGTCCGGTGATCAAGGACGGCAAGCCGGTGGATTTCGGCAGCTTCCTGATCCCCCGCACCGACTACGAGATCGACGACGTGTGGCATGTGGTCGGGCTCAAGGGCACCGGCAGCAACACGCTCAAGGTCAAAGACGTGTTCGTGCCGCGGCACCGCTTCCTGTCGTACAAGGCGATGAACGACCGCACGGCGGGCGGTCTGCAGAACAACACCGCGCCGGTCTACAAGATGCCCTGGGGCACGATGCATCCCACCACGATCTCGGCTCCGATCGTCGGCATGGCCTACGGCGCCTATGACGCCCACGTCGAGCACCAGGGCAAGCGGGTGCGGGCGGCGTACGCCGGGGAGAAGGCCAAGGACGATCCGTTCGCCAAGATCCGGATCGCGGAGGCCGCCAGCGATATCGACGCGGCCTGGCGTCAGCTGATGGGCAATGTCGGCGACGAGTACGCACTGCTGTCCGCGGGCAAGGAGATTCCGTTCGAGTTGCGCGCCCGCGCCCGCCGCGACCAGGTCCGCGCGACCGGCCGTGCGATCGCCTCGATCGACCGGCTCTTCGAGGCGTCCGGCGCCACCGCGCTGAGCAACGACGCACCGGTGCAACGGTTCTGGCGCGACGCCCACGCCGGTCGGGTGCACGCGGCCAACGACCCGGAACGCGCCTACCTGATCTTCGGTAACAACGAGTTCGGGCTGCCGCCTCAGGACACAATGGTCTAA
- the hsaD gene encoding 4,5:9,10-diseco-3-hydroxy-5,9,17-trioxoandrosta-1(10),2-diene-4-oate hydrolase has protein sequence MTSYIQETEQQVEVTFESTSRYAQVRAGDRDMRLHYHEAGVGHSETVVLLHGGGPGASSWSNFSKNIAVLARHFHVIAVDQPGYGHSDKHTEHEQYNRYSATALLGLFDHLGIERAALVGNSLGGGTAVRFALDHPKRAGRLVLMGPGGLSVNLFAPDPTEGVKLLGKFTAEPTRENMEKFLRIMVHDQNLITPELIDERFAIASRPESLAAAKAMGKSFAGADFELGMMWREVYKLRQPVLLIWGREDRVNPLDGALVALKQIARVQLHVFGQCGHWAQLEKFDEFNKLTIDFLTDVPRNGSR, from the coding sequence ATGACGTCCTACATCCAGGAGACCGAGCAGCAGGTCGAGGTCACCTTCGAATCCACCTCGCGGTACGCGCAGGTCCGCGCCGGTGACCGGGACATGCGGTTGCACTACCACGAGGCCGGTGTCGGCCACTCCGAGACGGTGGTGCTCTTGCACGGCGGTGGGCCCGGCGCGTCGAGTTGGTCGAACTTCTCGAAGAACATCGCGGTGCTTGCCCGACACTTCCACGTCATCGCCGTCGACCAGCCCGGCTACGGGCACTCCGACAAGCACACCGAGCACGAGCAGTACAACCGCTACAGCGCCACCGCGCTGCTCGGCCTGTTCGACCACCTCGGCATCGAACGCGCTGCGCTGGTGGGTAATTCGCTTGGCGGCGGAACCGCGGTGCGGTTCGCGCTCGACCATCCCAAGCGGGCCGGTCGCCTGGTGCTGATGGGTCCGGGCGGATTGTCGGTCAACCTGTTCGCCCCGGACCCCACCGAGGGTGTCAAGCTGCTGGGCAAGTTCACCGCCGAGCCGACGCGCGAGAACATGGAGAAGTTCCTGCGCATCATGGTCCACGACCAGAACCTGATCACCCCCGAGTTGATCGACGAGCGCTTCGCGATCGCCAGCCGGCCCGAGTCGCTGGCGGCAGCCAAGGCAATGGGAAAGTCGTTCGCGGGCGCGGATTTCGAGCTCGGCATGATGTGGCGCGAGGTGTACAAGCTGCGCCAACCGGTGCTACTGATCTGGGGTCGCGAGGACCGCGTCAACCCGCTCGACGGCGCGCTGGTCGCGCTCAAGCAGATCGCCCGGGTGCAGTTGCACGTCTTCGGCCAGTGCGGACACTGGGCACAGCTGGAGAAGTTCGACGAGTTCAACAAGCTGACCATTGATTTTCTGACAGACGTTCCTAGGAATGGCTCACGATGA
- the hsaC gene encoding iron-dependent extradiol dioxygenase HsaC, with protein sequence MTIKSLGYLRIEATDVAAWREYGLKVLGMVEGSGQTEGALYLRMDEFPARLVVVPGEHDRLLVSGWETANAAELQDIRNRLDVEGVPYKEASAAELTERRVDEMIVFDDPSGNTLEVFHGVALEHRRVVSPYGHKFVTEQQGLGHVVLTTRDDAETLHFYRDVLGFYLRDSMRLPPQLVGRPADGAPAWLRFLGVNPRHHSLAFMPGETPSGIVHLMVEVESADDVGLCLDRALRRKVPMSATLGRHVNDKMLSFYMKTPGGFDVEFGCEGLQVEDDDWVARESTAVSLWGHDFSVGFK encoded by the coding sequence ATGACCATCAAATCGCTTGGCTACCTTCGGATCGAAGCCACCGACGTCGCGGCCTGGCGCGAGTACGGCCTCAAGGTACTCGGGATGGTCGAGGGCTCCGGCCAGACAGAGGGAGCGCTCTATCTGCGGATGGACGAGTTCCCGGCTCGCCTGGTCGTGGTGCCCGGTGAGCACGACCGGCTGCTGGTATCGGGCTGGGAGACCGCCAACGCCGCGGAGCTCCAAGACATCCGCAACCGACTCGACGTCGAAGGCGTGCCGTACAAGGAGGCCTCGGCCGCCGAGCTCACCGAACGTCGGGTCGACGAGATGATCGTCTTCGACGACCCGTCCGGCAACACGCTGGAGGTTTTCCACGGCGTCGCCCTCGAGCACCGCCGCGTCGTCAGCCCGTACGGTCACAAGTTCGTCACCGAGCAGCAGGGCCTCGGCCACGTCGTCTTGACCACCCGCGACGACGCCGAGACGTTGCACTTCTACCGCGACGTGCTCGGCTTCTATCTGCGCGACTCGATGCGACTGCCGCCCCAACTGGTCGGCAGGCCGGCCGACGGTGCGCCCGCGTGGCTGCGCTTCCTCGGAGTGAACCCGCGCCATCACAGCCTCGCGTTCATGCCGGGTGAGACGCCGAGCGGCATCGTGCACCTGATGGTCGAGGTCGAAAGCGCCGACGACGTCGGGCTCTGCCTCGACCGCGCGTTGCGTCGCAAGGTGCCGATGTCGGCGACGCTGGGCCGCCACGTCAACGACAAGATGCTGTCGTTCTACATGAAGACGCCGGGCGGCTTCGACGTCGAGTTCGGGTGCGAGGGTTTACAAGTCGAGGACGACGACTGGGTCGCCCGAGAAAGCACCGCGGTCAGCCTGTGGGGTCACGACTTCAGCGTCGGCTTCAAGTAA
- the hsaB gene encoding 3-hydroxy-9,10-secoandrosta-1,3,5(10)-triene-9,17-dione monooxygenase reductase subunit has protein sequence MTGEPIDSRTFRSVLGQFCTGITVITTMHDGGPVGFACQSFAALSLDPPLVLFCPTKVSRSWQAIEASGRFCVNVLHENQKEVSARFGSKEPDKFAEIDWYQSELGSPVIEGTLAHIDCSVHSVHDGGDHYVVFGAVHSLSDVPHKKPRPLLFYRGQYTGIEPDKNTPAQWRDDLEAFLTATTDDTWL, from the coding sequence ATGACGGGCGAACCGATCGACTCGCGCACGTTCCGTAGTGTGCTCGGGCAGTTCTGCACGGGCATCACGGTGATCACCACGATGCACGACGGTGGGCCGGTCGGGTTCGCCTGCCAGTCCTTCGCCGCGTTGTCCCTGGATCCGCCGCTGGTGCTGTTCTGCCCCACCAAAGTGTCGCGGTCGTGGCAGGCGATCGAGGCCAGCGGTCGTTTCTGTGTGAACGTGCTACACGAGAACCAGAAGGAGGTCTCGGCGCGCTTCGGGTCGAAGGAACCCGACAAGTTCGCCGAAATCGACTGGTATCAGTCGGAACTCGGGTCGCCGGTCATCGAAGGCACGCTGGCGCATATCGATTGTTCGGTGCACTCGGTGCACGACGGTGGAGACCACTACGTCGTGTTCGGCGCGGTGCATTCGCTGTCGGACGTGCCGCACAAGAAGCCACGGCCGCTGTTGTTCTATCGAGGGCAGTACACCGGCATCGAGCCGGACAAGAACACGCCCGCCCAATGGCGCGATGACCTCGAGGCCTTCCTCACCGCTACCACCGACGACACCTGGCTGTAG